A window of Methanomassiliicoccus luminyensis B10 contains these coding sequences:
- a CDS encoding VWA domain-containing protein encodes MASGTLPAGVRRSYPFTAVVGQDTVKKALLCALASNSISAVLITGPAGTAKTTIARALDGLVPGSRVINLPLNATEEQIVGGMDLEAALVSGEKKAQAGILHRADGNILYVDGINLLPERLVHTVLDASCRQHNLVEREGISWSHECRFLLVGTMDPREGELSPHLMDRFDICVSVSAADRVEERVEILRRGLSYERDPAAFRKDYCNSEEEVSASVLKARERVPYVIIPPGHYDAIAKLCHDLGVEGHRGDIALARTASALAALRGRDQVVLDDLQEAAPLCLEHRRNDQARDDPPPPPGDRSDPSEPSPDEGPRDSNKGRSEDRETGPPPEAEPSPPPSPSSGPQERVFTVGRPFTVIDYIGDGGKRRDVPSGHGKRDRTVTSDRSGRYTRFRVPQGPVRDIAFDASIRAAAPYQRSRPRGDLAVALDVQDLREKVRERKQGTKILFLVDASGSMGARQRMTAVKGAILALLQDAYQKRDEVGMMAFRKESADLVLPLTRSVYLASRKLEQMPTGGRTPLALGLAKGCELLMKDDPRGPRERPVMVILTDGRANVPMGGGEPFQEALSVARRMAGSGIRFVVVDTGSGWPRLDLAMRLCGALEGTYFRLEELDADYLASSVRAVVGK; translated from the coding sequence TTGGCTTCAGGAACGCTTCCTGCCGGCGTGAGGCGCTCCTACCCCTTCACCGCCGTGGTGGGCCAGGACACGGTAAAAAAGGCGTTGCTGTGCGCCCTCGCCTCCAACAGCATCAGCGCCGTCCTCATCACGGGCCCCGCCGGCACCGCCAAGACCACCATCGCCAGGGCCCTGGACGGCCTGGTGCCCGGCTCGAGGGTGATCAACCTTCCCCTCAACGCCACCGAGGAGCAGATCGTCGGGGGCATGGACCTGGAGGCGGCGCTGGTATCGGGCGAGAAGAAGGCCCAGGCCGGCATCCTTCACAGGGCGGACGGCAACATACTCTATGTCGACGGGATCAATCTCCTGCCGGAAAGGCTCGTGCACACCGTGCTCGACGCGTCCTGCCGCCAGCACAACCTGGTGGAGAGGGAAGGGATCTCCTGGAGCCACGAATGCCGCTTCCTTCTCGTGGGCACCATGGACCCCCGGGAAGGGGAGCTGTCCCCGCACCTGATGGACCGGTTCGACATCTGCGTGTCCGTTTCTGCGGCCGACCGCGTCGAGGAGAGGGTGGAGATACTCCGGCGCGGCCTCAGCTATGAGCGCGACCCCGCCGCTTTCCGGAAAGATTACTGCAATAGCGAGGAGGAGGTCAGCGCCTCGGTGCTGAAGGCCCGGGAAAGGGTCCCATATGTGATCATCCCCCCGGGGCACTACGACGCCATCGCCAAACTGTGCCACGATCTGGGCGTGGAAGGCCACCGCGGCGACATCGCCCTGGCCCGCACGGCGTCCGCGCTGGCGGCACTGAGGGGAAGGGACCAGGTCGTCCTGGACGATCTCCAGGAGGCCGCCCCGCTGTGCCTGGAGCACCGCAGGAACGACCAGGCCCGGGATGACCCTCCCCCGCCCCCGGGTGACCGGAGCGATCCTTCCGAACCGTCCCCGGACGAGGGGCCCAGAGACAGTAATAAAGGTCGCAGCGAGGACCGGGAAACTGGTCCGCCCCCGGAGGCCGAACCCTCTCCGCCGCCATCTCCCAGCAGCGGCCCCCAGGAGCGCGTCTTTACCGTCGGCAGGCCCTTCACGGTCATCGACTACATCGGGGACGGCGGGAAGAGGAGGGACGTTCCCTCGGGTCACGGCAAAAGGGACCGGACCGTCACCTCGGACCGCTCGGGCCGGTACACCCGGTTCCGGGTCCCTCAGGGGCCGGTGAGGGACATCGCTTTCGATGCCAGCATCCGGGCGGCGGCGCCATACCAGCGGTCCAGGCCCCGCGGGGACCTGGCGGTAGCGCTGGACGTGCAGGACCTGCGGGAGAAAGTAAGAGAGAGGAAGCAGGGGACCAAGATATTGTTCCTAGTGGATGCCAGTGGGTCCATGGGGGCCCGTCAGAGGATGACCGCGGTGAAGGGGGCCATACTGGCCCTGCTGCAGGACGCCTACCAGAAGAGGGACGAGGTGGGCATGATGGCCTTCCGCAAGGAGAGCGCCGACCTGGTGCTCCCCCTGACCCGGAGCGTATATCTGGCCTCCCGGAAGCTGGAGCAGATGCCTACCGGGGGCCGGACTCCTCTGGCGTTGGGCCTTGCCAAGGGCTGCGAGCTGCTGATGAAGGACGACCCGCGGGGGCCCCGGGAGCGCCCGGTCATGGTCATCCTGACCGATGGCAGGGCCAACGTGCCCATGGGGGGCGGCGAGCCCTTCCAGGAGGCTCTTTCCGTCGCTCGGAGGATGGCGGGCTCGGGCATACGCTTCGTGGTCGTCGACACTGGCTCCGGCTGGCCCCGCCTGGACCTGGCGATGCGCTTGTGCGGAGCCCTGGAGGGCACGTACTTCCGCCTCGAAGAGCTGGACGCCGACTATCTGGCTTCCTCGGTGAGGGCGGTGGTGGGAAAATGA
- a CDS encoding ATP-binding protein: protein MTKTRPVYPFSAIVGQEGMKEALLLNVINPSIGGVLIRGEKGTAKSTAVRALADLLPERKVVAGCPCGCKWGDWDRACPICIERREGGEELKEMAVPMKVVELPLSSTEDRVAGTLDIEHALKTGKKKFEPGVLAKANGNILYVDEVNLLDDHLVDLLLDAAAMGTNFVEREGVSFAHPARFTLVGTMNPEEGDLRPQLLDRFGLLVDVKAEQDATNRMEVIRRRIVFERDPEGFCEEHREAQEDLRSEILAAQRRLADLAVSDEVLETAVEISLHLGVDGHRADLTLVKAALASAALWGKEQVGREDVIKVSPLVLPHRMRRGPFQDSKLDMKELGDWLQERFLPA, encoded by the coding sequence ATGACCAAGACCAGGCCGGTATATCCCTTCTCGGCGATAGTCGGGCAGGAAGGGATGAAGGAAGCGCTGCTGCTGAACGTCATCAACCCCTCGATAGGGGGCGTCCTCATCAGGGGAGAGAAGGGGACCGCGAAGTCGACCGCCGTGAGGGCCCTGGCCGATCTTCTCCCAGAGAGGAAGGTGGTCGCAGGCTGTCCCTGCGGCTGTAAGTGGGGGGACTGGGACCGGGCCTGCCCCATCTGCATCGAAAGGAGGGAGGGGGGCGAGGAGCTGAAGGAGATGGCGGTGCCGATGAAGGTCGTAGAGCTGCCGCTCAGCTCCACCGAGGACCGGGTGGCGGGGACGCTGGACATAGAGCACGCCCTGAAGACCGGGAAGAAGAAGTTCGAGCCGGGAGTGCTGGCCAAGGCCAACGGGAATATCCTCTATGTCGACGAGGTGAACCTGCTGGACGACCACCTGGTCGATCTGCTCCTGGACGCCGCGGCCATGGGGACGAACTTCGTGGAAAGGGAGGGAGTGTCCTTCGCCCATCCCGCCCGCTTCACCCTCGTGGGCACCATGAACCCCGAGGAGGGCGACCTTCGCCCTCAGCTGCTGGACCGGTTCGGCCTCCTGGTGGACGTGAAGGCCGAGCAGGACGCCACGAACAGGATGGAGGTAATCAGGAGGCGGATCGTTTTCGAGAGGGACCCCGAGGGTTTTTGCGAGGAGCACAGGGAAGCGCAGGAAGACCTCCGGAGCGAGATACTGGCGGCCCAGCGGAGGCTGGCCGACCTGGCCGTCAGCGACGAGGTCCTGGAGACGGCGGTGGAGATCTCTCTGCACCTGGGGGTGGACGGCCACCGCGCCGACCTGACCCTGGTGAAGGCCGCCCTCGCGTCCGCTGCCCTGTGGGGAAAGGAGCAGGTGGGGCGGGAGGACGTGATAAAAGTGTCCCCTCTGGTCCTTCCGCACCGCATGCGGAGAGGCCCGTTCCAGGACTCCAAGCTGGACATGAAGGAGCTGGGAGATTGGCTTCAGGAACGCTTCCTGCCGGCGTGA
- a CDS encoding adenosylcobinamide amidohydrolase: MTAVTWQSVMEQEVVEKERRLIRRFQSGECLYRQGRVLMLILPEGRRTLVTSYMNGGYQEGLQAVFNSQTIDGDHALVKIEDYSQFLRATAEQVGLDPERCAGLSTAARMDNAALVTKRFKATEVTAIVTAGIECNGGRAGDPAAYNEVRGVEFLGGTIVTMLLINGDLPRQTMARAIMTATEAKTCALQQLMAHSRYSTGIATGSGTDQIAIIADPGSSNRLTDAGKHSKLGELVGQCVIEATSQALDKQNGLNPLSQRNALVRLQRFRVTERDIWMSSQKFPGSCGEQDFLRSLSALAGRPDVVAATGSILHLMDEISWGLIPEDVGRRMGAALVKDLPRTLSAPHEGLPDLMVDETADPVPNLVDGLAQMAKYGRWCT; the protein is encoded by the coding sequence ATGACTGCAGTCACATGGCAAAGCGTAATGGAGCAGGAAGTGGTGGAGAAGGAACGAAGGCTCATCCGCAGGTTCCAGAGCGGGGAATGTCTCTATCGGCAGGGCCGGGTCCTGATGCTCATCCTGCCCGAAGGAAGGCGCACCCTGGTGACCTCGTACATGAACGGCGGGTACCAGGAGGGCCTTCAGGCCGTTTTCAACAGCCAGACCATCGACGGCGACCACGCGCTGGTGAAGATCGAGGACTATTCCCAATTCCTGAGGGCGACGGCGGAACAAGTGGGTCTGGACCCCGAACGCTGCGCCGGCCTGTCCACCGCGGCGCGCATGGACAATGCCGCCCTCGTGACCAAGAGGTTCAAGGCCACCGAGGTGACGGCCATCGTCACCGCGGGTATCGAATGCAACGGCGGCAGGGCCGGCGACCCCGCAGCCTACAATGAGGTGAGGGGAGTGGAATTCCTGGGAGGAACGATCGTCACCATGCTGCTGATCAACGGCGACCTCCCCCGGCAGACCATGGCCAGGGCGATCATGACCGCTACCGAGGCGAAGACCTGCGCGCTGCAGCAGCTCATGGCCCACAGCCGCTATTCGACGGGGATAGCCACGGGCTCGGGGACCGATCAGATAGCCATCATCGCCGATCCCGGCAGCAGCAACCGCCTCACCGACGCGGGAAAGCACTCCAAGCTGGGCGAGCTGGTCGGCCAGTGCGTCATCGAGGCCACCTCTCAAGCGCTGGACAAGCAGAACGGGCTCAACCCCCTATCCCAGAGGAACGCCCTGGTCCGCCTGCAGCGGTTCCGCGTCACGGAACGGGACATATGGATGTCCTCCCAGAAGTTCCCCGGCAGCTGCGGGGAGCAGGACTTCCTGCGCTCCCTGAGCGCTCTCGCGGGAAGGCCCGACGTGGTGGCGGCGACCGGCTCCATCCTCCACCTCATGGACGAGATATCATGGGGCCTCATACCCGAAGATGTCGGAAGGCGCATGGGGGCCGCGCTGGTGAAAGACCTCCCCCGGACGCTGAGCGCACCCCATGAAGGCCTCCCGGACCTCATGGTGGATGAGACTGCGGATCCCGTCCCCAATCTGGTCGACGGACTGGCCCAGATGGCGAAGTACGGCCGGTGGTGCACATGA
- a CDS encoding ABC transporter ATP-binding protein, whose amino-acid sequence MQCEEEITVKLDNISFGYTSTKKTLKDIKIEAGKGEFIGLMGPNGSGKTTLMRCINRLLSIQEGLVLLCHKDVRTLTMMDIARLCTTIPADVPDDFSLVVRDFVTLGRTPYVSNWWWEGDEDEKIVNDALEEFKVTDFADRRLNELSSGEKARVLLAKGVVQRPRVMLVDEPSAHLDLKYKLQVMESLQALSRKGITVITASHDINLLTKYCDKVILLSKGGIVDYGAPSDVVNEEVIKAVYGVEVSMVTKDGTLFVLPLKPSREGSMPPSG is encoded by the coding sequence ATGCAATGTGAAGAAGAGATAACGGTGAAGCTGGACAACATATCCTTTGGCTACACATCGACGAAGAAGACGCTGAAGGACATCAAGATCGAGGCGGGGAAGGGTGAGTTCATCGGCCTGATGGGTCCGAACGGTTCGGGCAAGACCACCCTGATGAGGTGCATCAACAGGCTGCTGTCCATCCAGGAGGGGCTGGTCCTTCTATGCCACAAGGACGTTCGCACCCTGACCATGATGGACATAGCCAGGCTGTGCACGACCATCCCGGCGGACGTGCCTGACGACTTTTCCCTGGTGGTAAGGGACTTCGTGACCCTGGGCAGGACCCCGTATGTAAGCAATTGGTGGTGGGAGGGCGACGAGGACGAGAAGATCGTCAACGACGCGCTGGAAGAGTTCAAGGTCACCGATTTCGCCGACCGCAGGCTGAATGAACTAAGCAGCGGGGAAAAGGCGAGAGTGCTCCTGGCGAAGGGCGTGGTGCAGAGGCCCCGGGTCATGCTGGTTGACGAGCCGTCCGCTCACCTGGACCTCAAGTACAAGCTGCAGGTGATGGAGTCCCTCCAGGCCCTCTCCCGGAAAGGCATCACCGTGATCACTGCGTCGCACGACATCAACCTGCTCACCAAGTACTGCGACAAGGTCATCCTGCTGAGCAAGGGAGGGATAGTGGACTACGGTGCCCCCAGCGATGTGGTCAACGAGGAGGTCATCAAAGCCGTCTATGGGGTGGAGGTCTCCATGGTCACCAAGGACGGCACCCTGTTCGTTCTGCCGCTGAAGCCGTCGCGCGAGGGAAGCATGCCCCCATCTGGGTGA
- a CDS encoding FecCD family ABC transporter permease has product MSSEGVFGGWGRRSASGEGAIRTVRGVKHAKAKLLVILLMGSVSLGILVIMSLTFGTIQISFLDALSSTTSLILKFGNPAPGNLNELVIYHLRMPRALAVIAVGAGLSAAGAVMQALIRNPLVDPYITGVSSGASFAVTLAMLGGVFLGGAFSYFTIPISAIIGAIGAFFLTMVLAEGAGGKAMSYVLSGVIIGIGLSAGTTLLMTFNAENVHMTLFWMFGSFAGIDWTDALFISIPIAICLLILLFFARDLNTVLLGDEQAQQLGLNTRRLKLAMVILVSVLTAMCVAFCGVIGFVGLIVPHVARIIIGGDHRLLLPASMMIGANVLLVADIACKTLMSPAELPIGAIIAVIGVPFFAYLMLREGKRYAM; this is encoded by the coding sequence ATGAGCTCAGAGGGCGTGTTCGGGGGGTGGGGCCGCAGGTCAGCCTCCGGCGAGGGTGCCATACGCACCGTCCGGGGGGTCAAGCATGCGAAGGCAAAGCTCCTCGTCATACTCCTCATGGGCTCGGTGAGCTTGGGGATCCTGGTGATCATGTCCTTGACCTTCGGGACGATACAGATCTCCTTCCTCGACGCGTTGAGCTCGACCACCTCGCTCATCCTAAAATTCGGGAACCCAGCACCGGGAAACTTGAACGAGCTGGTGATCTACCACCTCCGCATGCCCAGGGCGCTGGCCGTCATCGCGGTGGGGGCGGGCCTCTCGGCCGCAGGCGCGGTCATGCAGGCCCTCATACGCAACCCCTTGGTGGACCCGTATATCACCGGGGTCTCGTCCGGCGCCAGCTTCGCGGTCACCCTGGCCATGCTGGGGGGAGTGTTCCTAGGAGGGGCTTTCTCCTACTTCACCATCCCGATCTCGGCGATCATCGGGGCGATAGGGGCGTTCTTCCTTACCATGGTCCTTGCTGAGGGGGCGGGCGGAAAGGCGATGAGCTATGTCCTCTCTGGCGTAATCATCGGGATAGGGCTCAGCGCTGGAACGACCCTGCTGATGACCTTCAACGCTGAAAACGTCCACATGACCTTGTTCTGGATGTTCGGCTCGTTTGCCGGCATAGACTGGACCGACGCGCTGTTCATCAGCATCCCTATAGCTATCTGCCTTCTCATCCTGCTGTTCTTCGCCAGGGACCTGAACACCGTCCTGCTGGGCGACGAGCAGGCCCAGCAGCTGGGGCTCAACACGAGGAGACTGAAACTGGCCATGGTGATTCTGGTCTCCGTCCTCACGGCTATGTGCGTGGCGTTCTGCGGTGTCATCGGCTTCGTCGGCCTCATCGTGCCCCACGTCGCCAGGATCATCATTGGAGGCGACCACCGGCTGCTGCTTCCGGCGTCCATGATGATCGGGGCCAACGTCCTGCTGGTCGCGGACATAGCGTGCAAGACCCTGATGAGCCCGGCGGAGCTGCCCATCGGCGCGATCATCGCGGTGATCGGGGTCCCGTTCTTTGCTTATCTTATGTTGAGGGAGGGAAAGCGGTATGCAATGTGA
- a CDS encoding ABC transporter substrate-binding protein, whose product MNVKTRNAVIAIVLVAALVLSATAFVLYESMKGDNNTPAAITDGIGRTVKLDQQPSKIISTSDTTTAMIFALGLGSRVIGVNGDGNYNVPDTVIGLTTTGDFPKVVREELAKEKEGKSSTIKSVGDTWGQNVETLASMGPDLVVLDYNSYTYSGIKDRLSDFGIEYIVTGEEMDLDDILDNVKLLGQALGRSATAEKVIDEMKEVMSSINNKVKSATTEPKVAFLFMAAEPYYAIASGTFMHSQIELAGGQNAFGALSGWAETAKEGVLSVNPDIIIVDMDMGIGSSPDYGAMWASMQADPIWSQINAVKNGDVYFLTGSARAVTENASLRIVEGAALMAMILHPELYEEDLPQIIGDEYQEYLD is encoded by the coding sequence ATGAACGTGAAGACTAGGAATGCCGTGATAGCTATTGTTCTGGTCGCCGCGCTGGTGCTAAGCGCGACGGCATTCGTTCTATATGAAAGCATGAAAGGGGACAACAACACGCCAGCAGCTATCACGGATGGCATTGGGAGGACCGTCAAGTTGGACCAGCAGCCGTCCAAGATAATCTCTACGAGCGATACGACCACAGCGATGATATTCGCGCTGGGCCTGGGGAGCAGGGTCATAGGGGTCAACGGGGACGGCAATTACAACGTTCCCGACACGGTCATAGGTTTGACTACGACCGGCGACTTTCCTAAGGTCGTGAGGGAAGAGCTGGCGAAGGAGAAGGAGGGAAAGTCCAGCACGATCAAGAGCGTAGGAGATACTTGGGGCCAGAACGTGGAGACACTAGCATCCATGGGTCCCGATCTTGTCGTACTTGACTACAACTCCTACACATATTCTGGGATAAAGGACCGGCTGAGCGACTTCGGCATTGAATACATCGTCACGGGCGAAGAGATGGACCTGGATGATATTTTGGATAACGTCAAGCTTCTTGGGCAGGCCCTCGGCAGGAGCGCGACCGCCGAGAAGGTGATCGATGAGATGAAAGAGGTCATGAGCTCGATCAACAACAAGGTCAAGAGCGCCACCACGGAGCCGAAGGTGGCGTTCCTGTTCATGGCTGCGGAGCCCTACTATGCGATCGCCAGCGGCACCTTCATGCATTCCCAGATAGAGCTTGCAGGCGGTCAGAACGCTTTCGGGGCCCTGTCCGGGTGGGCAGAGACCGCAAAGGAGGGAGTGCTCAGCGTGAACCCTGACATAATCATCGTCGACATGGATATGGGAATTGGTTCCAGCCCCGACTATGGTGCGATGTGGGCGTCCATGCAGGCAGACCCCATATGGAGCCAGATAAACGCGGTCAAGAACGGGGATGTATACTTCCTCACGGGATCGGCCAGGGCGGTGACCGAGAACGCTTCCCTCCGGATCGTTGAGGGGGCGGCGCTTATGGCCATGATCCTGCACCCCGAGCTGTACGAAGAGGACCTCCCGCAGATCATCGGTGATGAGTACCAAGAGTACCTTGATTAG
- a CDS encoding MFS transporter, translated as MPIGPRPNRVPLIIAVVAVALFMEAVTYGLIVPVVPSYAYSLGASDLEVGIIFATYPAAQMVSMMPIGILSDRYGRSRFIVLGLVAMAASTLAFAMSTEKWELVLTRGLQGLASSCTMTAGLALVSEKAASGSMGGSLGIVTATQGGGYVAGPVMGGLLMEWGGYALPFLVTTTVVIAVAVFAYFALRSVDEEGRGRIAPSRGLPWRKLFRDRTVLSAVLVIVAWAVGFGFLEPAYAVYLPERFAANAVMVGVFFAAVSIPYAFSQPLFGRLSDRIGRKWPMIVSSIVYAMLFSLLVVPDDFVATTGVGALMGLSQGILFATSLPLLISALGRIEQGTEGMATGLYNTCFAVGIVAGLMAFGLFIGTLGLANLSLIYSALVAVSAIAAAFLAVEHKRSN; from the coding sequence ATGCCCATCGGCCCCCGGCCGAACCGAGTGCCCCTGATAATTGCAGTGGTAGCTGTGGCCCTGTTCATGGAGGCGGTGACATATGGCCTCATTGTCCCCGTCGTGCCATCGTACGCCTACAGCCTGGGGGCGTCGGACCTGGAGGTCGGCATCATCTTCGCGACATACCCCGCGGCCCAGATGGTCTCGATGATGCCCATCGGCATACTGTCCGACCGGTACGGCCGGAGCAGGTTCATCGTCCTCGGGCTGGTAGCAATGGCCGCCTCCACCCTGGCCTTCGCCATGTCCACGGAAAAATGGGAGCTTGTCCTCACCAGGGGGCTCCAGGGGCTGGCCTCCTCGTGCACCATGACCGCCGGCCTGGCGCTGGTCTCGGAGAAGGCCGCCTCCGGCAGCATGGGAGGGAGCCTGGGGATCGTCACCGCCACCCAGGGGGGCGGCTATGTCGCCGGTCCCGTGATGGGGGGCCTGCTGATGGAATGGGGCGGCTATGCCCTGCCGTTCCTTGTCACTACGACAGTGGTCATCGCGGTCGCGGTGTTCGCCTACTTCGCCCTGCGCTCCGTCGACGAGGAGGGCCGAGGGAGGATCGCTCCCAGCAGGGGCCTTCCGTGGAGGAAGCTGTTCAGGGACCGCACCGTGCTGTCCGCCGTCCTGGTCATCGTGGCGTGGGCGGTGGGGTTCGGTTTCCTGGAACCTGCCTACGCCGTCTACCTCCCCGAGAGGTTCGCCGCCAACGCCGTGATGGTGGGGGTGTTCTTCGCCGCCGTTAGCATCCCCTACGCGTTCTCCCAGCCCCTGTTCGGGAGGCTGTCCGACCGCATCGGCAGAAAGTGGCCGATGATCGTCTCGAGCATCGTGTACGCCATGCTGTTCTCCCTGCTGGTGGTCCCGGACGATTTCGTAGCTACTACCGGGGTGGGCGCGCTCATGGGCCTTTCCCAAGGCATACTCTTTGCCACCAGCCTTCCGCTGCTGATCAGCGCCCTGGGCCGCATCGAGCAGGGCACCGAGGGTATGGCCACGGGGCTGTACAACACCTGCTTCGCCGTCGGCATAGTGGCCGGCCTGATGGCCTTCGGGCTCTTCATCGGCACCCTGGGGCTGGCGAACCTCTCCCTGATCTACTCGGCCCTGGTGGCGGTCAGCGCCATCGCCGCGGCGTTCCTGGCCGTGGAGCATAAAAGGTCCAATTGA
- a CDS encoding DUF1015 family protein, whose translation MVDFQPFRGFVPALDKDEGIGERVSPPYDIISPAELKRYQSHRYNITRITLGGVDGKYVQAAEELDSWISSGKLVQDEAPCYYIYRQSFQDRGKWLVRNGIIGALRAEGYEAGNIIPHEETFPKVKEDRLNLLRATATHCESIFGLFDRSEIDLNDVAKTAGKLFEHTDASGTVHELYRISDRETVDAIRKMLRGKRILIADGHHRYETSYRYSQENPGDERKAYVLCTMVSSQDTGMFVRPTHRMVRNLKVNEGELLDSLAAQFSVRELKDVEEMNAAMAAAKEPTFGIILPSGEVVVARFTAPPEDILWTVDTYVGQEVLLKCVQRALPPDEELDLVYDHDLGSVEKQVRAGEAGLGIAVRAPSLDQTWEVAMAGRKMPKKTTYFWPKIWSGFVLYRMK comes from the coding sequence ATGGTCGACTTCCAGCCGTTCCGCGGGTTCGTGCCCGCTCTTGACAAGGACGAGGGCATCGGGGAGCGGGTATCCCCGCCGTACGATATCATCTCCCCTGCGGAGCTGAAACGCTACCAGTCGCACCGGTACAACATCACCAGGATCACCCTGGGAGGGGTGGACGGGAAGTACGTCCAGGCGGCCGAGGAACTGGACTCCTGGATCTCCTCCGGGAAGCTGGTGCAGGACGAGGCGCCCTGCTACTACATTTATCGGCAGAGCTTTCAGGACCGCGGGAAGTGGCTGGTGCGGAACGGCATCATCGGGGCGCTGAGAGCGGAAGGCTACGAGGCCGGGAACATCATACCTCACGAGGAAACGTTCCCCAAGGTCAAGGAGGACCGCCTGAACCTGCTGAGGGCGACGGCCACGCATTGCGAGTCCATCTTCGGGCTGTTCGACCGGTCGGAGATCGACCTCAACGATGTTGCCAAGACCGCCGGGAAGCTGTTCGAGCACACCGACGCGTCGGGCACCGTCCATGAGCTGTACCGCATCTCCGACCGGGAAACGGTGGACGCCATCAGGAAGATGCTGCGCGGCAAGAGGATCCTCATCGCCGACGGACACCACCGCTATGAGACCTCGTACCGGTACTCCCAGGAGAACCCCGGGGACGAGAGGAAAGCGTACGTACTGTGCACCATGGTGTCTTCTCAGGATACGGGCATGTTCGTGCGTCCGACCCATCGCATGGTCAGGAACCTCAAGGTGAACGAGGGGGAGCTGCTGGACTCCCTGGCCGCGCAGTTCTCCGTGCGCGAACTGAAGGACGTGGAGGAGATGAACGCGGCGATGGCCGCGGCCAAGGAGCCTACCTTCGGCATTATATTGCCATCCGGAGAGGTCGTCGTCGCCAGGTTCACCGCCCCGCCGGAGGATATCCTGTGGACCGTGGACACCTATGTGGGTCAGGAGGTCCTGCTCAAGTGCGTGCAGCGGGCCCTGCCCCCGGACGAGGAGCTGGACCTCGTGTACGACCACGACCTGGGGTCGGTGGAGAAGCAGGTGAGGGCAGGGGAGGCGGGCCTCGGCATCGCGGTGCGCGCGCCGTCGCTGGACCAGACCTGGGAAGTGGCCATGGCCGGGCGCAAGATGCCCAAGAAGACCACCTACTTCTGGCCGAAGATATGGTCAGGGTTCGTGCTGTACAGGATGAAGTGA